A portion of the Punica granatum isolate Tunisia-2019 chromosome 7, ASM765513v2, whole genome shotgun sequence genome contains these proteins:
- the LOC116213738 gene encoding glycine-rich cell wall structural protein-like: MGQFSRNHPMRVRIAAVLLIVCAVLVGIIEARWIEKEAVSVGKSSHSGGDVRVCGYTKDGREIRTEGSTASCFGGGHGGGGVGIGVGGGGSAGVGGSSGGGGSGGGGGGGGGATRGGAGAGIGGGVGVGVGIGGGVSGGVGGGAGSGGGGRGGGEGGGVAGGGAGAGVGGGAGGGAGIGGGAGVGVGVRGGVGGGAGVGGGGGAGASGGGRGSAGAGVGGGAGAGVGVGGGVGVGTGGGGGAGGGGGGGAGVGVGGGARVGGGIGAGVSGGAGGGVGAGAGGGAGAGVGAGGGVGGGVRGGAGGGASAGVGGGAGVGARGGGGAAVGGGAGVGGGAGVGAGGGAGVGGGAGGGVGAGAGGGAGAGVGAGAGGGVGAGVRGGAGGGAGAGVGGGAGGGAGGGGGATVGGGAGAGGGASVGAGGGAGAGAGVGAGAGVGVSVGGGVGVGGGVGGGAGAGAGGGVGVSNRRANNDKPVHYHTESGQTP; the protein is encoded by the coding sequence ATGGGGCAGTTTTCAAGAAACCATCCTATGAGAGTCCGGATTGCAGCAGTATTATTGATCGTATGTGCGGTTCTTGTGGGAATAATAGAAGCAAGATGGATAGAAAAAGAAGCGGTTTCAGTTGGCAAGAGTAGTCATTCGGGAGGGGATGTTAGAGTTTGTGGATACACGAAAGATGGTCGAGAGATTCGTACTGAGGGTAGCACGGCTAGTTGCTTTGGCGGCGGACATGGCGGGGGTGGTGTTGGTATAGGAGTAGGCGGGGGAGGTAGTGCCGGTGTGGGTGGCAGCAGTGGTGGTGGAGGCAGCggtggaggtggaggaggaggtggtggAGCTACAAGAGGTGGAGCTGGTGCCGGGATTGGAGGTGGTGTTGGGGTTGGTGTAGGCATTGGAGGTGGAGTTAGTGGCGGTGTTGGTGGTGGTGCTGGGTCAGGTGGTGGAGGTAGAGGTGGAGGAGAAGGTGGCGGAGTTGCAGGAGGTGGTGCTGGTGCAGGGGTTGGAGGTGGAGCTGGAGGTGGAGCTGGCATTGGAGGCGGTGCTGGTGTCGGTGTAGGTGTCAGAGGTGGAGTTGGTGGTGGTGCTGGAgtaggtggtggtggtggtgctGGAGCAAGTGGTGGAGGTAGAGGTAGTGCCGGTGCTGGGGTTGGAGGTGGTGCCGGTGCTGGCGTAGGTGTTGGAGGTGGAGTTGGTGTAGGTACAGGTGGTGGTGGCGGTGCTGGTGGTGGGGGAGGTGGCGGTGCTGGTGTAGGCGTTGGGGGTGGTGCTAGAGTCGGTGGAGGTATTGGAGCTGGGGTAAGCGGCGGCGCTGGAGGTGGCGTTGGTGCAGGTGCTGGAGGTGGTGCTGGAGCCGGAGTAGGTGCCGGTGGTGGAGTTGGTGGAGGTGTAAGAGGTGGGGCAGGCGGTGGTGCTAGTGCTGGAGTTGGAGGCGGAGCGGGTGTTGGCGCTAGGGGTGGAGGAGGTGCGGCTGTTGGAGGTGGTGCTGGGGTTGGCGGTGGTGCGGGTGTCGGTGCTGGCGGTGGAGCTGGGGTAGGCGGCGGCGCTGGAGGTGGCGTCGGTGCAGGTGCTGGAGGTGGTGCTGGAGCCGGAGTAGGTGCCGGTGCCGGTGGTGGAGTTGGTGCAGGGGTAAGAGGCGGGGCAGGCGGTGGTGCTGGTGCTGGAGTTGGAGGCGGAGCAGGTGGCGGCGCTGGTGGTGGAGGAGGTGCGACTGTTGGAGGTGGTGCTGGGGCTGGAGGTGGTGCGAGTGTTGGGGCCGGTGGTGGAGCTGGAGCTGGAGCTGGAGTTGGAGCCGGAGCCGGTGTTGGCGTCTCTGTGGGAGGTGGTGTTGGTGTAGGTGGAGGTGTAGGAGGAGGTGCCGGTGCCGGTGCCGGAGGAGGTGTAGGAGTCAGCAATCGGAGAGCAAATAATGACAAGCCGGTCCATTATCATACCGAAAGTGGGCAAACCCCGTAA
- the LOC116215045 gene encoding glycine-rich cell wall structural protein-like, which translates to MGTFLGINGRPLGVLVGLMITNVVLVGIADGRWIDKEAVFVDNDRKSVRGDAVLCESLGDGQVVHKESGGCFSGDYGSGGFGGGYGGRGEGGGGGFGGGIGEGIGGGAGGGGGAGGGGRGGGSGGGGGRGGGGGGGRGGGGGRGGGGAGGGAGGEIGGGIGGGVGGGIGGGIGEGVGGGIGGGAGAGGGAGGGGGGRGGGGGRGGGGGGGGSGGGFGRGGGGGGGRGGGGGRGGGGGGGRGGGGGRGGGGGGGSSGGGFGRGGGGGGGIGGGAGAGGGVGGGGGGRGGGGGRGGGGGGGGSGGGFGRSGGEGGGRGGGGARGGGGIGGGVGGGIGGGGGGRDVGVGGGVGAGGGVDVGGGIGGGEEGGEGGEFGDKKATVPNSV; encoded by the exons ATGGGGACGTTTCTGGGAATTAATGGTCGTCCCTTGGGAGTTCTTGTGGGCCTAATGATCACGAATGTGGTGCTTGTGGGGATAGCAGATGGGCGGTGGATCGACAAGGAGGCCGTGTTCGTTGACAACGATAGAAAGAGCGTGAGAGGGGATGCTGTACTGTGTGAAAGCTTGGGAGACGGGCAAGTGGTTCATAAGGAGAGCGGCGGCTGCTTTTCAGGTGATTATGGTAGTGGTGGTTTTGGAGGCGGATACGGTGGTCGTGGCGAAGGTGGAGGAGGTGGATTTGGGGGTGGAATCGGCGAAGGTATCGGAGGTGGTGCTGGTGGAGGTGGGGGTGCAGGTGGAGGAGGCAGAGGTGGAGGTTCTGGAGGTGGGGGTGGTAGGGGTGGAGGCGGAGGTGGTGGAAGAGGCGGAGGAGGTGGAAGAGGCGGTGGTGGTGCTGGAGGTGGTGCAGGCGGCGAAATTGGAGGTGGAATAGGGGGAGGTGTTGGAGGGGGTATTGGTGGAGGTATCGGAGAAGGTGTTGGAGGAGGTATTGGTGGAGGTGCAGGAGCTGGTGGAGGTGCTGGAGGCGGCGGTGGAGGAAGAGGCGGAGGTGGGGGACGAGGCGGAGGGGGTGGAGGTGGCGGTTCAGGAGGTGGATTTGGTAGGGGTGGAGGCGGAGGTGGTGGAAGAGGCGGAGGAGGTGGAAGAGGCGGTG GCGGCGGTGGAGGAAGAGGCGGAGGTGGGGGACGAGGCGGAGGGGGTGGAGGTGGCAGTTCAGGAGGTGGATTTGGTAGGGGTGGAGGCGGAGGTG GAGGTATTGGTGGAGGTGCAGGAGCTGGTGGAGGTGTTGGAGGCGGCGGTGGAGGAAGAGGCGGAGGTGGGGGACGAGGCGGAGGGGGTGGAGGTGGCGGTTCAGGAGGTGGATTTGGTAGGAGTGGAGGCGAAGGTGGGGGAAGAGGCGGGGGAGGTGCTAGAGGCGGCGGTGGAATTGGCGGGGGTGTAGGAGGTGGGattggtggtggtggtggtggtcgtGATGTTGGTGTTGGCGGTGGTGTcggagccggtggtggtgTCGACGTCGGCGGCGGTATAGGGGGAGGCGAGGAAGGAGGAGAGGGTGGTGAATTTGGTGACAAGAAAGCTACCGTTCCAAATTCGGTCTAA